In one window of Mesorhizobium sp. B2-1-1 DNA:
- a CDS encoding ANTAR domain-containing response regulator — MTRPSRIPNLGGARAFILHRPHPTVQAITRQLSAIGLVTVDCWPELPPEALAADFVFFDADLGFDEQFPWKAGEAPMPLVALIGSEAPGRIEWALSHKADAQLLKPVGTAGVYSALLIARQSFEARKHLAGEIATLRQRVAERQTIVRAVAALSKGADDDRAYAQLRSLAMSWQISVENAARRIVAMTSDEITGEEGGDDQSYRA; from the coding sequence GTGACCAGGCCATCGCGCATCCCGAATCTCGGCGGCGCCAGGGCATTCATCCTGCATCGCCCGCACCCGACCGTGCAGGCCATCACCAGGCAATTGTCGGCCATCGGCCTGGTCACTGTGGACTGCTGGCCCGAACTGCCGCCCGAAGCGCTGGCCGCTGATTTCGTGTTTTTCGACGCCGATCTCGGCTTCGACGAGCAATTCCCGTGGAAGGCCGGCGAGGCGCCGATGCCGCTGGTGGCGCTGATCGGTTCGGAGGCGCCCGGCCGCATCGAATGGGCGCTGTCGCACAAGGCCGACGCGCAGCTCCTGAAGCCGGTCGGCACTGCCGGCGTCTATAGCGCGCTGCTGATCGCAAGGCAGAGCTTCGAGGCGCGAAAACATTTAGCCGGCGAGATCGCCACGCTGCGCCAGCGCGTCGCCGAGCGCCAGACCATCGTGCGCGCGGTCGCGGCACTGTCGAAAGGCGCCGACGACGATCGCGCCTATGCGCAGCTGCGCTCGCTGGCGATGAGCTGGCAGATCAGCGTCGAGAATGCGGCGCGCCGCATCGTGGCGATGACGAGTGACGAAATAACGGGTGAGGAAGGCGGCGATGACCAGTCCTATCGCGCCTGA
- a CDS encoding transporter substrate-binding protein: MKRRIEIGILYSRSGSYQLVSDACRMGAMRAIADINADRASGIELVPVERDPQSNADRYATLCEDIFRTSSARHVVGCVTSWSRKETIPVLEKAGGMLWYACPYEGFEANEHVVYMHACPNQHLVPLMAHVVPRFGANGFLLGSNYIWGWEMNRVARDLIADAGGKVLGERYLRIGETDVSRLIAEIRATRPNFVLNNLIGTSSYAFLAAYRDLGAEEPAFSPQNCPVISCNLTEGELPAIGETGKGHLSVGPYFAPRPAAFASSFEASAYASVQVMADVLSRDPDAGPAEFSKAFAERRFSTRLGPIAIDAHSQHATLPVIIGRIADGFFEVVSRQHEVAPDPYLSRYDPAKTFGRPRLRVVS, translated from the coding sequence TTGAAACGGCGTATCGAGATCGGCATCCTCTATTCCCGCTCGGGAAGCTACCAGCTCGTCTCCGATGCGTGCCGGATGGGCGCCATGCGCGCCATCGCCGACATCAATGCCGACCGCGCCTCGGGTATCGAACTGGTGCCCGTCGAGCGTGACCCACAGAGCAATGCCGATCGCTACGCGACGCTGTGCGAGGACATCTTCAGGACCAGCAGCGCCCGCCACGTGGTCGGCTGCGTCACCTCCTGGAGCCGCAAGGAGACCATTCCCGTGCTGGAGAAAGCCGGCGGCATGCTCTGGTACGCCTGCCCCTATGAAGGCTTCGAGGCCAACGAGCACGTCGTCTACATGCACGCTTGTCCAAACCAGCATCTGGTGCCGCTGATGGCCCATGTCGTGCCCCGCTTCGGCGCCAACGGCTTCCTGCTCGGCTCGAACTACATCTGGGGCTGGGAGATGAACCGCGTTGCGCGCGACCTGATCGCGGATGCCGGCGGCAAGGTCTTGGGCGAGCGCTATCTTCGTATCGGCGAGACCGACGTGTCACGGCTGATCGCCGAGATCAGGGCGACGCGGCCGAATTTCGTCCTGAATAATCTTATCGGCACCTCCTCCTACGCCTTCCTGGCGGCTTACCGCGACCTGGGCGCCGAGGAGCCGGCCTTCAGCCCGCAAAACTGCCCGGTCATCTCCTGCAACCTCACCGAGGGCGAACTGCCGGCGATCGGCGAAACCGGCAAGGGGCATTTGTCGGTCGGGCCGTATTTCGCGCCTCGGCCGGCGGCCTTCGCCTCCTCCTTCGAGGCCTCCGCCTATGCCTCCGTGCAAGTGATGGCCGACGTCCTGTCCCGGGATCCCGACGCCGGTCCGGCGGAATTTTCCAAGGCTTTCGCCGAACGGCGCTTCTCCACCCGGCTCGGCCCGATCGCCATCGACGCCCATTCCCAGCACGCGACGCTGCCCGTGATCATTGGCCGGATCGCCGACGGGTTCTTCGAGGTCGTCAGCCGGCAGCACGAGGTCGCGCCGGACCCGTATCTGTCGCGCTATGACCCGGCCAAAACATTCGGCCGGCCGCGCCTGAGGGTGGTGTCGTGA
- a CDS encoding MetQ/NlpA family lipoprotein, which produces MSDFRNTLSSSLSSYFNRRAGLGLLFASAVAVAGLIAPSASFAEDKKAIKVGIISGEDEDVWRVVVAQAAQKGLSIETVVFNDYTQPNEALERGEIDANAFQHQPYLDNQIKTQGYHIVRVGYTGVWPIGLYSKKYTKIADLPEGAVIGVPNDPSNEGRALRVLQNEGVIKLKDGTGILATTADIAENPKKVEIKELDAGIVGRSVEDLDAAVVNTDWALKSGLTPENRIAQEPIADNPYRNFIAVKVGNENEPWVKTLVASYQNEAVKAEFDKVYKGTGLSAY; this is translated from the coding sequence ATGTCCGATTTCAGGAACACCTTGTCGTCTTCCCTCTCGTCATATTTCAACCGCCGCGCGGGTCTTGGCTTGCTTTTCGCTTCGGCGGTCGCGGTCGCCGGGCTGATTGCGCCCAGCGCTTCGTTCGCCGAGGACAAGAAGGCGATCAAGGTCGGCATCATCAGCGGCGAGGACGAGGATGTCTGGCGCGTCGTCGTCGCCCAGGCGGCGCAAAAGGGCCTCAGCATCGAAACCGTGGTCTTCAACGATTACACCCAGCCCAATGAGGCGCTGGAACGCGGCGAGATCGACGCCAATGCCTTCCAGCACCAGCCCTATCTCGACAACCAGATCAAGACACAGGGCTACCACATCGTGCGCGTCGGCTATACCGGCGTCTGGCCGATCGGCCTCTACTCCAAGAAATATACGAAGATCGCCGACCTGCCCGAGGGCGCGGTGATCGGCGTGCCGAACGATCCCTCCAATGAAGGCCGGGCGCTGCGCGTGCTGCAGAACGAGGGCGTGATTAAACTGAAGGACGGCACCGGCATTCTCGCCACCACCGCCGACATCGCGGAAAACCCGAAGAAGGTCGAGATCAAGGAGCTTGACGCCGGCATTGTCGGCCGCTCCGTCGAGGATCTCGATGCCGCCGTGGTCAACACCGACTGGGCGCTGAAGAGCGGCCTGACACCGGAAAACCGTATCGCGCAGGAGCCTATCGCCGACAACCCCTACCGCAACTTCATCGCGGTCAAGGTTGGCAATGAGAACGAGCCCTGGGTGAAGACGCTGGTCGCCTCCTACCAGAACGAGGCGGTGAAAGCCGAGTTCGACAAGGTCTACAAGGGCACCGGCCTCAGCGCCTATTGA
- a CDS encoding methionine ABC transporter ATP-binding protein translates to MNQHFSATAEAMEGTGPPPQDVVRLVDLKRRFGATAALDGISLTARKGEILGIIGRSGAGKSTLIRCLNGLERPDSGEVFIEGREISRLGERDLQPLRRRIGMIFQHFNLLSAKTVEDNVALPLKIEGRPKAERLRRAAELLELVGLSEKAKAYPASLSGGQKQRVGIARALAARPALLLSDEATSALDPETTRSILALLRDINRQLGLTILLITHEMEVIRSIADRVAVIDAGRFVEQGPVWSVFAEPRSPITKSLLGAIRPQLPAELLARLLPATGAETILRVDVAGEAAQSPLLSDLAATVPGPFRLIHGGIDHVQQQPVGTLFLSVPGKDASHLARVIAFLKSRQARVEVLGHVADPV, encoded by the coding sequence ATGAACCAGCATTTCTCAGCAACCGCAGAAGCCATGGAGGGCACAGGCCCACCGCCGCAAGACGTGGTGCGGCTCGTCGACCTGAAGCGCCGCTTCGGCGCGACGGCGGCACTCGACGGCATTTCGCTGACGGCGCGCAAGGGGGAGATCCTCGGCATCATCGGACGCAGCGGCGCCGGCAAATCGACGCTGATCCGCTGCCTGAACGGACTGGAGCGGCCGGATTCCGGCGAGGTTTTCATCGAAGGCCGCGAGATCAGCCGGCTCGGCGAGCGCGACCTGCAGCCGCTGCGGCGGCGCATCGGCATGATCTTCCAGCATTTCAACCTTTTGTCGGCCAAGACCGTCGAGGACAATGTGGCGCTGCCGCTCAAGATCGAGGGCCGCCCGAAGGCGGAGCGGCTGCGCCGCGCCGCCGAACTGCTTGAACTGGTCGGCCTGTCGGAGAAGGCAAAGGCGTATCCGGCATCGCTGTCGGGCGGACAGAAGCAGCGCGTCGGCATCGCCAGGGCACTGGCCGCGCGGCCGGCGCTGCTGTTGTCGGATGAAGCCACCTCCGCGCTTGACCCGGAGACGACGCGGTCCATCCTCGCCTTGCTGAGGGACATCAACCGGCAGCTTGGCCTGACCATCCTTTTGATCACCCATGAGATGGAGGTGATCCGCTCGATCGCCGACCGCGTGGCGGTGATCGACGCCGGGCGCTTCGTCGAGCAAGGCCCGGTCTGGTCGGTGTTTGCCGAGCCGCGGTCGCCGATCACGAAAAGCCTGCTTGGCGCCATCCGGCCGCAACTGCCGGCCGAGCTCTTGGCCCGGCTGCTGCCCGCGACCGGCGCGGAGACGATCCTGCGCGTGGATGTGGCCGGGGAGGCCGCGCAAAGCCCGCTCTTGTCCGATCTCGCGGCGACGGTGCCTGGCCCGTTCCGCCTTATCCATGGTGGCATCGACCATGTCCAGCAGCAGCCGGTCGGCACATTGTTCCTGTCTGTTCCCGGCAAGGATGCAAGCCATCTCGCGCGAGTGATCGCATTCCTGAAGTCCCGCCAGGCGCGGGTGGAGGTGCTTGGCCATGTCGCCGATCCTGTTTGA
- a CDS encoding methionine ABC transporter permease → MSPILFELLLRSIWETVLMTAASGLISLVFGLPLGLALIATERGGIAESPWVNRVLGAVINGFRSVPFIILLVALIPVTRLIVGTSIGTWAAIVPLSIAATPYYARIAEVSLREVDHGLIEAARAMGGNRWTIIREVLVPEALPGIVAGFTVTLVTLVGASAMAGAIGAGGLGDLAIRYGYQRFETSVMIAVVIVLIILVCGIQWVGDRLAAKLDRRG, encoded by the coding sequence ATGTCGCCGATCCTGTTTGAGCTTCTGCTGCGGTCGATCTGGGAGACGGTGCTGATGACGGCCGCTTCCGGCCTCATCTCGCTGGTTTTCGGCCTGCCGCTTGGTCTCGCCTTGATCGCCACCGAACGCGGCGGCATCGCCGAAAGTCCTTGGGTCAATCGCGTGCTGGGGGCGGTCATCAACGGCTTCCGCTCGGTGCCGTTCATCATCCTGTTGGTGGCGCTGATCCCGGTGACGCGGCTGATCGTCGGCACCTCGATTGGCACCTGGGCCGCGATCGTGCCGCTGTCGATCGCCGCCACGCCCTACTACGCGCGCATCGCCGAAGTGTCATTGCGCGAGGTCGATCATGGGCTGATCGAGGCGGCTCGCGCCATGGGCGGCAATCGCTGGACGATCATCCGCGAGGTGCTGGTGCCGGAAGCGCTGCCAGGCATCGTCGCGGGCTTCACCGTGACGCTGGTGACGCTGGTCGGCGCCTCAGCCATGGCCGGCGCGATCGGCGCCGGCGGCCTCGGAGACCTCGCCATCCGTTACGGCTACCAGCGGTTCGAGACTTCGGTGATGATCGCCGTGGTGATCGTGCTGATCATCCTGGTCTGCGGCATCCAGTGGGTGGGCGACCGGCTGGCGGCGAAGCTGGACCGGAGGGGGTGA
- a CDS encoding Fic/DOC family protein produces the protein MVYAAEFDPLCYPGTTVLMNLLDIREQAELDEVELALFLTRADEPLPAGELDYRHYLHLHRHLFQDVYAWAGQPRTIRIGKGGSWFCYPEHIASEMVRVFRELGDPDSLADLDSLGFARHVAHVVAEINAVHPFREGNGRTQLTFLAMLAEHAGFTFNADILERDRVIQAMIDSFGGSEAPLQTLIEDIIA, from the coding sequence TTGGTCTACGCTGCCGAGTTCGATCCACTCTGCTACCCCGGCACGACCGTGCTTATGAATCTGCTTGATATCCGCGAGCAGGCAGAGCTCGATGAGGTCGAGCTCGCCTTGTTCCTGACTCGCGCGGACGAGCCCCTTCCGGCAGGCGAACTCGACTACCGTCACTATCTCCACCTGCATCGGCACCTGTTCCAAGACGTGTATGCTTGGGCCGGTCAGCCGCGCACCATCCGGATCGGCAAGGGTGGCAGCTGGTTTTGCTATCCCGAGCACATCGCCAGCGAGATGGTTCGGGTGTTCCGTGAACTTGGCGACCCCGACTCCTTGGCAGACCTAGACAGCCTCGGTTTTGCGAGGCACGTGGCCCACGTCGTTGCGGAGATCAATGCCGTTCATCCCTTTCGCGAAGGCAACGGCCGTACCCAACTCACCTTCCTTGCGATGCTTGCTGAACATGCGGGCTTCACATTCAACGCCGATATCCTGGAGCGAGATCGCGTTATTCAGGCGATGATTGACAGCTTCGGTGGTTCCGAGGCGCCGCTTCAAACGCTTATCGAAGACATCATCGCGTAG